The following proteins are encoded in a genomic region of Arthrobacter jiangjiafuii:
- a CDS encoding acyl-CoA dehydrogenase family protein, which yields MAVDPQMRLPDADFYGFEDLLSEREQEKLAQLRCFLAQEVAPHAARWWQDAYFPTELLPKLAALELSTPVQQGYSPLFAGLVIAEMTRTDTSIATFFMVHHDLFVEALHAFGSQEQKDRLLGDALALRITGAFALTEPGHGSDVAGGLETTAVRDGDSWILNGSKRWIGNGTFCDYMLLWAREPETGRVRGFLLDASLPGVHRQRIENKTALRTVQNADITLTGVRVSEADRLAGIDSFDDIKHLLRGSRIMVGWQAVGTQLAAVDIARAYAVERQQFGRPLASFQLVTEQLVRMLGNTVASTGMLARVAELERGGYPSAASRDGAAVGGAPGRSGGGSRGGTSGGSPGGGMAQAALAKSYATRKMRETVALGRGILGGNGILTDYRMAKVFADAEAIYTYEGTYEINTLIVGRDITGISALR from the coding sequence ATGGCTGTTGATCCACAAATGCGTCTGCCGGACGCGGACTTCTACGGCTTCGAAGACCTGCTCAGCGAACGCGAGCAGGAAAAGCTTGCCCAGCTGCGGTGCTTCCTGGCGCAGGAGGTTGCACCCCATGCCGCCCGCTGGTGGCAGGACGCGTACTTCCCGACCGAACTGCTGCCCAAGCTCGCCGCCCTGGAGCTCTCCACCCCGGTGCAGCAGGGCTACAGCCCGCTGTTCGCGGGGCTCGTCATCGCGGAAATGACCCGGACCGATACCTCCATCGCGACCTTTTTCATGGTCCACCACGACCTCTTCGTGGAGGCACTGCATGCGTTCGGCTCACAGGAGCAGAAGGACCGGCTGCTGGGCGATGCCCTGGCGCTGCGGATCACCGGAGCCTTTGCCCTGACCGAGCCCGGGCACGGATCGGATGTGGCCGGGGGCCTGGAAACCACCGCAGTGAGGGACGGTGATTCCTGGATCCTCAACGGCAGCAAGCGCTGGATCGGCAACGGCACCTTCTGCGACTACATGCTGCTCTGGGCCCGCGAACCGGAGACCGGCAGGGTCCGCGGGTTCCTCCTGGATGCCTCCCTTCCCGGGGTGCACCGCCAGCGGATCGAGAACAAGACGGCGCTGCGCACTGTACAGAACGCGGACATCACCCTGACCGGCGTCCGCGTCTCCGAAGCAGACCGGCTGGCCGGAATCGACAGCTTTGACGACATCAAGCACCTGCTGCGCGGTTCCCGGATCATGGTCGGCTGGCAGGCCGTCGGCACCCAGCTGGCCGCCGTCGACATCGCGCGGGCCTATGCCGTGGAACGGCAGCAGTTCGGCCGCCCGCTGGCCTCGTTCCAGCTGGTGACCGAACAACTGGTGCGGATGCTGGGCAACACGGTAGCCAGCACCGGAATGCTGGCCCGGGTCGCCGAGCTGGAACGCGGCGGCTATCCGTCCGCGGCCAGCCGGGACGGGGCTGCCGTTGGCGGAGCGCCCGGCAGGTCTGGCGGGGGATCGCGCGGCGGAACTTCCGGTGGATCCCCCGGCGGCGGCATGGCGCAGGCAGCCCTGGCGAAGTCCTACGCCACCCGCAAAATGCGCGAGACAGTGGCGCTGGGCCGCGGCATCCTCGGCGGCAACGGCATCCTGACGGACTACCGCATGGCCAAGGTCTTCGCCGATGCCGAAGCCATTTACACCTATGAGGGCACCTACGAGATCAATACCCTCATTGTGGGCCGCGACATCACGGGAATTTCCGCGCTGCGCTAG